The Sinomonas sp. P10A9 genome contains the following window.
TCATCCTCACCCCATCCCAGGCTGTCCGGCTCGCGGACGACCTCGTAGACCTCATCGAGAGCACCGAAGGAACGATGCCATGAACCCCGACCCCAAGGACTGGGCACTCACCGCCCAGCGCCACGAGAACATGCTCGCCGCCGGGCTCTTCCACGGCGAGGTCCGCCAGCGGGACCTCCTGCACGCGCTGGACGACATGGCACACGAGCAGCCTGCCGAGCTGCGCGAGGCGTACCTGCTGCGCATTGCCGCGACCGCCATCACGTTCGAGGCCGCCGTCCTGCGGACCCTCGGCGAAGAGGGTGGAACGGCGTGGCTGGAGGAGAAGGGCCGCTCCCTCGAACTGCTCGCCCCGCATGTGCGCTTCGAGCCGCCGCCGGACGACGTGGACGACGAGGACGAGCCGTGAGCAAGCGCCAGCCCCCGAGCAGGCCGCGCCGACTGCCGCCACCACCGCCGCCGAGGCGTCCACGGCCACGGGGGCACTGACCAGAAGGCCAAGGCGTGGGACATGTGGCTCGACTGCCACGACGCACCCAGGATCGAAACTCGGGTTCGCGAAGGCGGATGATCCGACCGACAAAAAGGACGACGCCGCGAGCACTGTCAGGAATTGGCTCCGTCAAAACCGCAAAGCTGCGGAATTGACGGAGCCCCCCGAGTCGCGGCAGGACTTCGACGTGTGGCAGTTCGCCGCCGCCGAGAGGGACGCCGGGTGGGAAGTCACTTCCCACCTCCGGGGCGCGCGAAGTCTGTGGGGGGGGGAGGCTGGGGACTCGGTAATTCAAGATTCTGCATTTTTAGGGGGAGGCTTGGATCACTACTTGGGGATCCCAAGGAGTGATCGAGCCACTGGCCCCGGGGACGTTCCCTGCCGGTGGGCCCGGATCTCGCCCCGCTCCTGCCCTTCCCGGATCCTTGACGAACCCCCCGGGGGGGGGTGACACGTAGCAGTCAAACCCAGGGACGGGCCCCAGCGAGCACCCCAGCGCACCCCCCGCCAGTCACACCACCCCCATCCCACGAGCGCTCCAGGCAGGCGCACAGCCACGCACGCCCGGCACTCCCACCGACCAGCAGGCAGGGAAGATGTCCAACGTCGCCGCCTCGCGTGAACTGGCCAGCCCTCGAAAGGAATTACGCCGCAGTGCGGCGCAATTCTCCAAGAAAGACCTCGGGATCGACCACCGCCGCGCATCTCGGTGGGCCAGAAGGTTTTCATCCCCGGCAGGCTCAGATTCGTCACGGAATCATGAGGAATGGCACACCCAAAACGACCGGACACAACAAGGACAATTCGCCGAGACGCAACCGGCTACAGCGACAGTCACGCACCACGCCAACCCAAGGCCCCCGGGGGGGGTCGTTTTTTTGGGCGCGTGTTCTTCGCGAACCTCTTCGTCTTCCCTTTTCTCTCTCCCCCGGGGCAAAAAATGGATCCGCCCCGGTCGGGCCGTTGGGGGTCGGCTGGCCGGGGCGGACGCTTCGAGAGTAACGCCGTTCCGTACTGGGCGGGCGGCTTGGATGCGGGTGCGGTCGTGTCAGGTGTCCCGAAATGGGACACCTGACGGTCGCGGTCAACAGCGCTTTTGCTAACGCCCACAATCGGCGCGATGGCCCGCGCGGACATGCCCGCGTCATAGAGGGACCCCACGGGCCCCCGGAGTAGTCTGGATGCACAACACTTCGGCAGCCGCCGAGGGGCCGTGAGGGCAGCGCGACACGCACCCGATGGCATCTCTTCCCGGCTGAGCGGAGCGGGATCCCGCCGATGGTCCGGCAGCGCGTGACGCACCGGGCCGCAGCGCCGCCGATGGCCTCGCGAGCCGTCAGGGATTGGCGCCAAGGCACGGCCCGCAGGCCCGCAGCCACCCATCCATCCACGGGCGGTTCGCGCCTTGTCGGGCCGCCTGCTCCGTTGCAGGAGATGAATCACCAATGTCCGCTCTCATCGAAGAGTTCGTCGCGAAGCGGGAGGCGTGCATCGCGGACGCCCGCGCCATCGTCGATGCCGCCGAGCGGCAGCACCGCAGCCTCACCACCTCGGAGGACGAGAGGTTCGCGCAGCTGCTCGCCGACGCCGACACCTACCGGAGCCAGGCGGAGAAGTTCCAGGGGTTCCGCGACCAGGCCGACGCCGCCGGGAACTTCTACGCGCAGCTCGGGCACCGTTCCGGGCCCGGGAACGACGAGATCAGCGACAAGTTCCGCGAGGTCATCCGCTCCAACAGCCGCGAGCCCATCGAGGTCCGGGACACGTCCCGCCGGACCATCTCCCAGCCGGGCATCGAGCTGCGCGCCCTGTCCACGTCCACGGCCACCCTGCGCCCGACGAACATGTACAGGACCATCGTCGAGTCGATGACGGAGACCAGCGCCGTGCTGAGGGCAGGGGCGACCCTGCTCACGACGGACGACGGCGGGCCCCTCGTGGTGCCCCGCTCGACCGGGTTCTCCACCGCCGCCATCGTCGCCGAGGGCGGCGCCATCGGGCTCTCCGACCCGACGCTGGGCTCCGTGACGCTCGGCTCCTACAAGTACGGCGTGCTCGTCCAGGTGAGCTACGAGCTGCTCCAGGACACCTCGGTGGACCTCGCCGCGTATCTGGGCCGGGAGACCGGCACGGCCATCGGGATCGCGCTCGGGAACCACCTGATCAACGGCACCGGCACGGGCCAGCCGCGCGGGGTGATCCTCGACGCCACGGTGGGGGTGACCGGGCCGACCGGCACCGCGACGACGCTCGGGGCGCAGGGCACCGCCGGGCAGGGCGCGGATCTGCTCAACAACCTCGTGGGGTCCGTGGCCGAGCCGTACGCGACCTCGCGGGCGTCGGCGTTCCTGCTCCGCAACGCGTCCCTGACCCTCGTCAGGAACCTGAAGACGACGCAGGGCGACCTCGTCGGCCCGCAGTACATCGCCACGTCCCCGTCCCCGTTCTACGTGGACCCGAACGTCCCGGCGATGGCCGCCAACGCCAAGTCCGTCCTCTACGGCGACTGGTCCCGGTATTTCGTCCGGTTCCAGAATGGGATCAGGTTCGAGCGCTCCGACGACTACGCCTTCAACACGGACCAGGTCACCTTCCGGGCGCTGCTGCGGGCGGACGGCGCGCTGATCGACACGAGCGCGGTCAAGTGGTTCGCGAACAGCGCAACATGATCGCCTGAGAGTGCGGCGTCAACGTCACCCCGGGCGGCATGTTTCCTCCTCCTAAATGGGGCCGTCCGGGGATCGATGGCGTGGATGGGCCTGTTGTGCGGCCTGTGTGAAGCGCCAGCGCCGCCACCGCGACCCCCCTCCCCGACCCCCTGCATCGGGTCCGTGGGAGGGCGGGCCGCCACCCAGAACCTCTGAAACAGCCCCCAGGAGGGCAGCCATGGCCCGTACGACGACGAAGACGGTCCGGATGACCGTTCACATCTCCGGGGTCCGCTGGGGCCCTGACGGGCCCGCAGAGTGGCCCGACGCCGGTGGCACCGTCGAGCTGCCCCGAGCCGAGGCCCTCGACCTCATCGCCGCCGGACACGCCGAGGACCCCGACGCCGTGGTACTAAAGGCCGCGCCCGAACCGAGGCGGAAGGCACCCGTGGGACGGAAGGCCATCAGGCCTCTCGTGAAGGGAGCTGCTCAGCAAAGAGGGGCCCCTTGGACAGAAAGCCGTCCCGGGGGCCCCTTCTGATGCACGCTCAAAGAGGTGGCATCGAATACTTCTCTGCCGTGCTCCTGAACACCTCGCACGGCCAACGTTGTCCGCAACTCGCGCACGTGCCCGGCTGGAAGCTGCCACGGGTCGAGTGCATAGTTGCGAATGTCAGGTCCGTCTCCGCATCCATGTTCGGGACGATGGATCCCGAGCCCTGTGCCCGAATCCGCTTAAGCAGTTCCGACCGGTACGCCTCAACGTCTACGCTCATACCTGCAACAGTAGGCGATGGTTCAATTTCTTCCTCGCCACGGCACACCGAGGCTCTCTACTTCTTCTGTGAGACCTTGGAGTCAGTCCAGGATATTTCACCCAACAGCGTCCTATCCGGGTAGCTGGAACTACCGGGATTGAGGGGACTTTGCACAGCGTTCAGGCGGCTAGAGTGCGCGACTACCTGGACTGAGTCAGGCACGTGAGAGGGCCCGGACACCTTCGGGTGTCCGGGCCCTCTCACGTGGTGCTTCAGCGGGACGCTCGCCCGCGGCGAGTTCGGCCCTCTTCGCTCAATCAGTCCTCGGCAAGCGCGACCTTGTCGGTCAGCCGGCTCGACTCGTCGTGCCACATCGATGCCAGCGGACGCAGGGTCGGCTCGACAGCGCGGGCGTGGTGGGCGCAGAACTGGAGTGCTCCACCCGATGCTTCCAGGACCACCCGCACATAGGCTTGGGCGCCACAGCGGTCGCAGCGGTCAATGGCGGTCAGGGTGGGATCCGCGAGTGCTGCAGTCATCTCAGCCTCCTTAGCTCTTTCACCGGGTGCTGGTACACGGTTCATTACATCTAACACCGGCACACCGCGGTTTTCTGCCAAGGATCCGCAACTTTCGCTCGCGGCGTATTGCAGTTCGGACACAGCCTGGGCGACGTCGGCCACGGTTCCATGCACACCGAGAGCCGCTGCCGATAACTGGCGGGCGGCGGACTAATCTTGCTCTGTACCCTGTCAAGACCACTGGGCCGGCCCGCACAGCACAGCGCTGCCCGCCAGCCCGCAACAGCACCACCCGAAGGAGTCCCGCGCGCGTGACACCGAGTTCTGAATACACCGCCCGGCACCTGTCCGTCCTCGAGGGACTCGAGGCCGTTCGCAAGCGGCCAGGGATGTACATCGGTTCGACCGACTCGCGCGGCCTCATGCACTGCCTGTGGGAGGTCATCGACAACTCGGTCGACGAGGCTCTCGCCGGGTTCGGCCACGAGATTGCCGTCATCCTCCATGCGGACGGCTCTGTTGAGGTGCACGACGACGGCCGCGGCATCCCAGTCGACATCGAGCCCAAGACCGGCCTGAGCGGCGTCGAGGTCGTGTACACGAAGCTGCACGCCGGTGGAAAGTTCGGCGGCGGCTCCTACACGGCGTCGGGCGGTCTCCACGGCGTGGGGGCCTCGGTCGTCAACGCGCTGTCGGCCCGGCTCGACGTCCAGGTGGACCGCGGCGGGAAGACGTACCAGATGTCGTTCCGGCGCGGCGAGCCCGGCCGGTTCAAGGACGCGGCCCGACCCGGCCCGGACGCGCCCTTCGAGCCGTTCGTCAACGACTCCGTGCTCGACGTGGTCGGCAAGGCGAAGCGGGGCGTGACGGGCACCCGTGTGCGGTACTGGGCGGATCGTCAGATCTTCACGCCGGATGCGAAGTTCTCCTACGACGACCTCGCGAACCGCGCCCGCCAGACCTCGTTCCTCGTGCCCGGCCTGCGGATCACCGTCCGCGACGAGCGCGGGCTGCCGGGAACGCCGGGCGCCGAGGGGCCGCATGAGGAGGTGTTCCACCATGATGGCGGCATCTCCGAGTTCGTCGAATACCTCGCCATCGACGCGCCGGTCACTGACGTCTGGCGGCTCCATGGCACCGGGACGTTCTCCGAGACGGTTCCCGTGCTCGACGAGCAGGGGCACTCGCGCATCGCCGAGGTCGAACGCTCGTGCGAAGTCGACGTCGCCCTGCGCTGGGGGGTTGGGTACGACACGGCGCTGCGCACGTTCGTCAACATCATCGCGACCCCCAAGGGGGGCACCCACCAGGCCGGCTTCGAGGCCGCGATCCTGAAGGTGTTCCGCAAGTCCGTCGAGGCCAACGCGCGCAAGCTCAAGGTGGGCAACGACAAGATCGAGAAGGACGACGTCCTCGCCGGCATGACGGCCGTCCTCACCGTGCGGCTCGCCGAGCCCCAGTTCGAGGGCCAGACGAAGGAGATCCTGGGCACGCCCGCGGTCCGCCAGATCGTCTCACGCGTGGTCGAGAAGGAGCTTGGCGCCAAGCTTTCCTCGACCGCGCGCGGCGACAAGAACCAGAGCGCCGTGCTCCTGGAGAAGGTCGTCAACGAGATGAAGTCGCGCATCACCGCGCGGGTCCACAAGGAGACGCAGCGGCGCAAGACGGCGCTCGAGACCTCGACGCTGCCGGCGAAGCTCATCGATTGCCGCACCGACGACACGGCCCGCTCCGAGCTGTTCATCGTAGAGGGCGACTCGGCGCTCGGTACTGCCCGGCACGCGCGCTCGAGCGAGTTCCAGGCCCTCCTGCCGATCCGGGGCAAGATCCTCAACGTCCAGAAGGCATCGGTGGGGGACATGCTCTCCAACGCCGAGTGCGCTGCGCTCATCCAGGTGGTCGGCGCCGGCTCCGGGCGGAGCTTCGACATCGACGTGGCCCGATACGGCCGCGTGATCCTCATGACCGATGCCGACGTTGACGGCGCGCATATCCGCACGCTGCTGCTCACCCTGTTCTTCCGGTACATGCGTCCCATGGTCGAGGCCGGGCGCGTGTTCGCTGCCGTCCCCCCGCTGCACCGCGTCGAGGTCGTCAACCCCGGCTCGAAGCCGAACGAGATGGTCTACACGTACTCGGACGCCGAGCTCCACCGCGTTCTGGCGCGTCTCGAGGCCGAGGGGCGCAAGCACAAGGAGCCCCCGCAGCGCTACAAGGGCCTCGGCGAGATGGATGCGGACCAGCTCGCGGAGACCACGATGGACCCCCGGCATCGCAGCCTGCGGCGCGTGACGATCGAGAGTGCCCAGCGCGCCGAGGAGGTGTTCGAGCTGCTCATGGGCTCGGACGTGGCCCCGCGCAAGGACTTCATCGTGACCGGCAGCGGCCAGCTCGATCGTGAGCGGATCGACGCGTAGCGCGACGGGCCTCGCCTGAGTGCGTCGCGCCTGAGGACCTCGCGCGACGGGGCGTCAGACGAGGCCCGGTGCGAGGAGCAGGACCGTCGGAACGGCGATGAGCATCAGGCTCGCCGTGAGGACGATCGCGGTGGCGCCCTTCCCGAGCGGGGGCCGCGGCGACAGGAGCCTGCTGAGGCGCCCGGCGATGTCGACGCCGTTCGTGTCGAAGGCACCGGCCGCGAGGCCCGAGTCCGCTTCCGTCTGCGGGGAGGGACCGCCCCGTGCCCGCCGGGCGCCGTCGGACGCGGATGCCGAATGCTCGGCATCGCCCACGGCAACGAGGGCAATCGCGCGGATGAGGACGTCGTCCGGGGCTGTGCGCCGCGCGACGTCGTCGGCGAGCATCTCAACGAGTGAGTTGACGGACTGCCGCGCGAGGCGGCTCGTCGGCAGCCACGGCAAGGCTGATCGCCAGGCCTCGAAGGCCCAGAGGAGCAGGTGATGGCGCTGGGTGAGGTGGGCCCGCTCGTGGCTCACGACAGCGTCGAGCTCCTCGGGCGCGAGGGTCTCCATGAGTCCGTCGGAAAGGACGGTCACGGACCGGGACCCGCCGGGCAGGCAGTAGGCGACGGGGGCAGGATGGCTGATCACCCACGTGCGCTCTAGCGCGCCGGAGGGCGCGCTCAGGAGGAAGAGCAGCTCGCGGTGCCGGTGCCGCTGGGCCACGATCCGCGCGTAGGTCAGGAGGAGCGTGAAGACAAGGTGCAGGCTCAGGAGGGCCGCCGCGCTGAGCGCGAAGAGGTGCCAGAAGCGGAGCTCGGCGGTGGACTGGTTGGCGACGACGATCGTCACCGCGCGGCGCACCGCGGCCACGAGGCTGTCGCCGAGCGGAGACAGCCCATAGACGAGCATCGCGCCGATCATCGACAGCCCCCCGGCGAGCGCGATCGACTGCCACAGGACCATCGCGGCGAAGGGGGAGCGGGCGGGCCAGCGGGCGCGCGAGAGCGCCACCGGCACCGGCCACGCGAGGACCAGTGCCAGCAGCGCGAGGAGGTAGGAGGCTACGAGCACGCGCCCACTCCGGCGGTGCGGATCAGCCGCGCGCCAGGAGCTTGCGGAGGGTCGCCGCCTCGGCCTCGGTCACAGAGCCGATGAACCGTGCGAGCACGGCCTCACGGTCGGGTGCGGTACCGAGCGCCTCGTGCATGAGGCGCGCTGTGTGATCCTCGCGGGTCGAGATGGAACGGTAACGGTGGGGCCGTGTGCCGCGCTCGCGCTCCACGAGGCCCTTCTTCTCGAGCCGGGACAGGACGGTGAGGACCGTGGTCACTGCCAGATCCTTGCCTTCCTGCCCTTGGCTCGCGGTCTGGGCCAAGCGATCACGGAGGTCATTCGCGGTGGAGGCCTCCGGGGCGGTCCACAGGAGGTCCATCACCGAACGCTCGAGTTCACCCAGGCTTGCCATGTTTCTTCCCAGTCCTTAGATGCAGTTCCGAAGATGCAGTTCCGACGCAGCCAACCCTTGACACGTCTACTCCATTCTACGCACGGTAGAACAGTTTCGTGGTGCTACGGCGCGAGCCGTTCGCTCACAGCGCGATCGGGACAACCTCGACCTTGCGCGAGAGATCCGGCACCTAGCAATGTTCTACACTCTGTAGAAGTCAATCTTTCTACGCAACGTAGAAGTTTAGTCGGCAGAACCGGGAGCATGTGCGTGGACGCTTTGGAGATAGCACGCTGGCAGTTCGGAATCACCACGGTCTACCACTTCATGATGGTGCCGCTGACCATCGGCCTGGGACTCGTCGTGGCGGTCCTGGAGACTGTGTGGGTCCGCACGGGCAAGGTCGAGTTCCTGAGGATGACCAAGTTCTGGGGCAAGCTCTTCCTCATCAACTTCATCATGGGCGTGGCCACCGGAATCGTGCAGGAGTTCCAGTTCGGCATGGCCTGGAGCGAGTACAGCCGGTTCGTCGGCGACGTGTTCGGCGCCCCGCTGGCCATGGAGGCGCTGCTCGCATTCTTCGTCGAGTCGACGTTCCTCGGCCTGTGGATCTTCGGCTGGAAGCTCCTGCGGCCGGGGCTGCATCTCGCCGCCCTGTGGATCGCGGTGATCGGCTCGGCGGTCTCGGCCTACTTCATCATCGTTGCCAACAGCTGGATGCAGCATCCGGTGGGCGTCAAGGTCGTGGACGGAAGGCCCGTCATGACGGACGCGTGGGCCGTCTTCACCAACAACACCGCGCTCGTCGCCGTACCGCACACCATCTTGGGTGCCCTCGGCGTGGCCGGCGGGTTCCTCCTCGGCATCGCCTGGTACCACCTGTGGCGCCGGCGCCATGATGGCATCGACACTGTCGAAGTCGCCCAAGAGGGCACGGCGCGCGGCAAGCAGCGCGTCGTCGTCGGCGAGGCCGTCGGTGTGGCTGGACGCGACCGCACGGACCATGCCGTCTGGCTCAAGTCCCTCCGGATCGGCGCCGTCGTCGCCATGATCTCCTTTGCCGGGACCGCCATCACGGGCGATCTCCAGGGCAAGCTCATGTTCGAGCAGCAGCCCATGAAGATGGCAGCCGCGGAGGCTGCGTGCCACGACGGCACCAGCTTCTCGGTCCTCTCCGTGGGCAACCTCGGGTCGAAGGACTGCTCGGACGTCGCAGCAGTCATCGAGATCCCGGGCCTGCTCTCCTTCCTCGCCCACAACGACTTCACCACGAACATCCAGGGCGTCAACAGCCTCCAGGACCAGTACAGGAAGGCCTATGGCACCGCGGTCCCGGACAACCCCATCTACGGCGACCGCGCCGGGCAGGCCATCAACTACGTGCCCGTGATGGAGGTCACCTACTGGGGCTTCCGGGCGATGATCGGGTTCGGCGGTCTCGCTGCGCTTGCTGCACTCATCGCGCTCGTCATCACGCGCAAGGGCACCGTGCCCGAGTCCCGCTGGCTCATGCGGCTGGCTGTCCTCGGCATCTTCGCACCGTTCGGCGCGAACGCAGCGGGGTGGATCTTCACCGAGATGGGGCGCCAGCCCTTCGTCGTCGCGCCCAACCCCGCCATGGCAGGCAGCGTCGACCAGGTGTTCATGTTCACAGCGGCCGCAGTGTCTCCGGGCGTGACGGCGGGGGAGATCCTCACGTCGCTCATCGTCCTGACCCTCCTGTACGCGGCCCTCATGGTGGTCGAGGTCCGTCTCCTCGTGACCTACATTCGCGGCGGCGTCGCGTCCGCCATGCCCGAACTCGCCGAGACCGCGCAGAAGCACGACGGCGGCCCGCACGACGGCGGTGATGGCACCGGCGGCGCCGTCGCCGAGAAGCCCGCCGACGACGTCCTGGCCTTCGCCTACTAGGAGGAAACGACTGATGGAAACCCTTCCCACAGCCCTGGGCACGACATGGTTCTGCGCGATCGCCGTCCTGTGGCTCGGCTACCTCTTCCTCGAGGGCTTCGACCTCGGCGTCGGCATGCACATGAAGCTCTTCGCCCGCGGTGAGCGTGAGCGGCGCGTGCTGCTCAATACGATCGGCCCCGTCTGGGACGGCAACGAGGTGTGGCTCCTGACTGCGGGCGGCGCAACGTTCGCGGCCTTCCCGCGCTGGTACGCCTCGCTCTTCTCCGCGCTGTACCTGCCCCTCACCCTCGCCCTCGTCGCGCTGATCTTCCGGGCCGTCGCGATCGAGTACCGGGGCAAGGTCCACTCCGACCGCTGGCGCACGGCGTGGGACTGGGCGCTTGCACTCGGCTCGGGCGTGGCCGCGTTCTGCGTCGGAGCGATGCTCGCACTCACGACGACGGGCCTGCCGCTTGACGCGAACGGCGACCGCGTGGGCGGGCCGTTCGTGTGGCTCAACGGGTACGCGGTGCTTGGCGGCCTCGCGGTCGTCGCGTTCGCCCTCGTCCACGGGCTCGCATTCCTCGCCCTCAAGACGGACGGCGAGATCCGCACGCGCGCCCATGGCGCGTTCGTCCGCTGGCTTCCCCTCGCAGTGCTCCCGCTCGTCGTCTGGGTCCTCGCAGTGCAGGTCCGCACGGGTGCCTGGTGGAGCTGGGCTCTGACGGTTGTCGCGGCGGCCGCAGCCGTCACCGCGTGGCTCCTGGGGCGGCGGGGCTCGGAGGGCCGCGCATTCATCAGCCTCGCCGCGTTCCTCGCCGCCGGCGCTGCGGCGATCTTCTCCGCCGTCTACCCCGTGGTGCTGCCCTCGACCCTCGATGCGGCGAACAGCCTCACCGTGGGCAGCGCGTCGTCGTCCGACTACACGCTGGGCCTCATGACAGTGGTCGCGCTCATCGGGCTCCCGCTCGTGCTCGCCTACCAGGTCTGGACCTACTGGGTGTTCCGCCGCCGGCTCACGGTGGACAGCATCCCCACGGCGCACTCGGTGGTTCCGGCGATCGTGGTCCGACTCGTCACGGGCAAGTCGGCCTAGGGCCCCATGCGACCGGAGATTCCCCTAGGACCCTCGACCCGCCGGGCGCTGCTGGGCCTCGGCCTCCTCGCCGCAGCCAAGGCTGTGGGGCTCATCCTCATGGCCCAGGGGATCGCCGCGGGTATCGCGGGGCTCGCGTCCGGGACCCCCGGCACGGGGACCGTCCGCGATGCGGCCCTGTGGGCAGCCGCAGGTGTCCTGGTCCGGGGCGTCGCACAGTGGGGAACGTCCGCGGTGGGCCGGTGGGCCGCCGTTGGGGTGAAGGAGGAGCTCCGCGCCGAGCTGATCGAGGCTGGGATGGACGCTGGAGGCACCGAAGGCCCTTCCGCGGACGACGGCGCGGACCGCGTCGCGTCGTCGCCCGCAGCGACCGCCGTGCTCGCCGGCCGGGGCCTCGACGCCCTCGACTCGCTCTACACGCAGTACCTTCCCGCGATGGTCGGGACCGCTACTGTACCGGTGCTGCTCGGGGCCCGGATCCTCGGCGCGGACTGGGTGAGCGCGCTCATCCTCGT
Protein-coding sequences here:
- a CDS encoding cytochrome ubiquinol oxidase subunit I, with the protein product MDALEIARWQFGITTVYHFMMVPLTIGLGLVVAVLETVWVRTGKVEFLRMTKFWGKLFLINFIMGVATGIVQEFQFGMAWSEYSRFVGDVFGAPLAMEALLAFFVESTFLGLWIFGWKLLRPGLHLAALWIAVIGSAVSAYFIIVANSWMQHPVGVKVVDGRPVMTDAWAVFTNNTALVAVPHTILGALGVAGGFLLGIAWYHLWRRRHDGIDTVEVAQEGTARGKQRVVVGEAVGVAGRDRTDHAVWLKSLRIGAVVAMISFAGTAITGDLQGKLMFEQQPMKMAAAEAACHDGTSFSVLSVGNLGSKDCSDVAAVIEIPGLLSFLAHNDFTTNIQGVNSLQDQYRKAYGTAVPDNPIYGDRAGQAINYVPVMEVTYWGFRAMIGFGGLAALAALIALVITRKGTVPESRWLMRLAVLGIFAPFGANAAGWIFTEMGRQPFVVAPNPAMAGSVDQVFMFTAAAVSPGVTAGEILTSLIVLTLLYAALMVVEVRLLVTYIRGGVASAMPELAETAQKHDGGPHDGGDGTGGAVAEKPADDVLAFAY
- the cydB gene encoding cytochrome d ubiquinol oxidase subunit II yields the protein METLPTALGTTWFCAIAVLWLGYLFLEGFDLGVGMHMKLFARGERERRVLLNTIGPVWDGNEVWLLTAGGATFAAFPRWYASLFSALYLPLTLALVALIFRAVAIEYRGKVHSDRWRTAWDWALALGSGVAAFCVGAMLALTTTGLPLDANGDRVGGPFVWLNGYAVLGGLAVVAFALVHGLAFLALKTDGEIRTRAHGAFVRWLPLAVLPLVVWVLAVQVRTGAWWSWALTVVAAAAAVTAWLLGRRGSEGRAFISLAAFLAAGAAAIFSAVYPVVLPSTLDAANSLTVGSASSSDYTLGLMTVVALIGLPLVLAYQVWTYWVFRRRLTVDSIPTAHSVVPAIVVRLVTGKSA
- a CDS encoding M56 family metallopeptidase, which encodes MLVASYLLALLALVLAWPVPVALSRARWPARSPFAAMVLWQSIALAGGLSMIGAMLVYGLSPLGDSLVAAVRRAVTIVVANQSTAELRFWHLFALSAAALLSLHLVFTLLLTYARIVAQRHRHRELLFLLSAPSGALERTWVISHPAPVAYCLPGGSRSVTVLSDGLMETLAPEELDAVVSHERAHLTQRHHLLLWAFEAWRSALPWLPTSRLARQSVNSLVEMLADDVARRTAPDDVLIRAIALVAVGDAEHSASASDGARRARGGPSPQTEADSGLAAGAFDTNGVDIAGRLSRLLSPRPPLGKGATAIVLTASLMLIAVPTVLLLAPGLV
- a CDS encoding DUF7455 domain-containing protein produces the protein MTAALADPTLTAIDRCDRCGAQAYVRVVLEASGGALQFCAHHARAVEPTLRPLASMWHDESSRLTDKVALAED
- a CDS encoding DNA gyrase/topoisomerase IV subunit B, which translates into the protein MTPSSEYTARHLSVLEGLEAVRKRPGMYIGSTDSRGLMHCLWEVIDNSVDEALAGFGHEIAVILHADGSVEVHDDGRGIPVDIEPKTGLSGVEVVYTKLHAGGKFGGGSYTASGGLHGVGASVVNALSARLDVQVDRGGKTYQMSFRRGEPGRFKDAARPGPDAPFEPFVNDSVLDVVGKAKRGVTGTRVRYWADRQIFTPDAKFSYDDLANRARQTSFLVPGLRITVRDERGLPGTPGAEGPHEEVFHHDGGISEFVEYLAIDAPVTDVWRLHGTGTFSETVPVLDEQGHSRIAEVERSCEVDVALRWGVGYDTALRTFVNIIATPKGGTHQAGFEAAILKVFRKSVEANARKLKVGNDKIEKDDVLAGMTAVLTVRLAEPQFEGQTKEILGTPAVRQIVSRVVEKELGAKLSSTARGDKNQSAVLLEKVVNEMKSRITARVHKETQRRKTALETSTLPAKLIDCRTDDTARSELFIVEGDSALGTARHARSSEFQALLPIRGKILNVQKASVGDMLSNAECAALIQVVGAGSGRSFDIDVARYGRVILMTDADVDGAHIRTLLLTLFFRYMRPMVEAGRVFAAVPPLHRVEVVNPGSKPNEMVYTYSDAELHRVLARLEAEGRKHKEPPQRYKGLGEMDADQLAETTMDPRHRSLRRVTIESAQRAEEVFELLMGSDVAPRKDFIVTGSGQLDRERIDA
- a CDS encoding phage major capsid protein; this translates as MSALIEEFVAKREACIADARAIVDAAERQHRSLTTSEDERFAQLLADADTYRSQAEKFQGFRDQADAAGNFYAQLGHRSGPGNDEISDKFREVIRSNSREPIEVRDTSRRTISQPGIELRALSTSTATLRPTNMYRTIVESMTETSAVLRAGATLLTTDDGGPLVVPRSTGFSTAAIVAEGGAIGLSDPTLGSVTLGSYKYGVLVQVSYELLQDTSVDLAAYLGRETGTAIGIALGNHLINGTGTGQPRGVILDATVGVTGPTGTATTLGAQGTAGQGADLLNNLVGSVAEPYATSRASAFLLRNASLTLVRNLKTTQGDLVGPQYIATSPSPFYVDPNVPAMAANAKSVLYGDWSRYFVRFQNGIRFERSDDYAFNTDQVTFRALLRADGALIDTSAVKWFANSAT
- a CDS encoding BlaI/MecI/CopY family transcriptional regulator produces the protein MASLGELERSVMDLLWTAPEASTANDLRDRLAQTASQGQEGKDLAVTTVLTVLSRLEKKGLVERERGTRPHRYRSISTREDHTARLMHEALGTAPDREAVLARFIGSVTEAEAATLRKLLARG